The Pyxidicoccus sp. MSG2 DNA segment CTCCGCCACCCGGCGCGCCAGCCGCTCCCAGCACACATGGCCCTGCTCGAGCGCCTGGAAGTCGCGGGTCTGGAACACCAGCACGCGGCTCGGCTCGAGCGCCTCAATCGACGTCATCGACGGCAGGCCCTGCAGCATCTCCGCGTAGGCGCCAATCAGCTCGCCCTCCGCTCGGAACGCCTTGATGGACTCTCCGCCGCGTGCGGACACGCGCACGGCCCGGAAGACGCCCTGGAGCACCACCGCGAACCGGTCCGCCGCGTCTCCGGGCCGGAGGAACAGCTCCCGCTTCGCGAGCGCCTGCTCCTTCGCCACTGCCTCCGCCTTCTCCCATTCCTCGGGAGGCAGGGGGGCCTGCGTGGAGAGGCGCTCGAAGAGCTTCGGAAATCTCACGGGGAAAAGACCTCGGCTTGACCCAGGTTAAGGCGGCAGCCGCACCGGACGCCATACATCGGTGGCATGTCCATCAACGTCTACGCCGTGGCCACCCCCTTCGTCATCGCCCTGGCCCTGGCGGAGTTCGCGTACTGCGGGGTGAGGCGCAACGGCTACTACAGCTTCCAGGACTCCATCGCGAGCATGGGCACGGCGGTGATGAACCAGTGCGTCAACGTGGCGGTGGCCCTGCTGGTGCTGCCCCTCTTCGCGCAATTGGGCCAATTCGCGCCGTGGAAGCTGGACGTCTCGTCGCCGCTGTCGGTGGTGGCCCTCTTCCTGGGCGTCGACTTCCTCTTCTACTGGTTCCACCGCTTCGGCCACCGCACCAACATCGGCTGGGCGGCCCACTCGCCGCACCACTCCACCGAGGAGCTCAACTACGCCGTGGCCCTGCGCGCGAGCGTGACGCAGCGCCTCTTCTCGTTCCTCTTCTACTGGCCGCTGGTGCTGGTGGGCTTCCCGCCGGAGGCGGTGCTGGCGATGGTGGCCTTCCACCTCGTGCTGCAGTTCATCCCGCACACGCGCGTCATCCCCAAGCTGCCCCGGTGGGTGGAGTCGTGGCTGAACACGCCGTCGCACCACCGCGTGCACCACGCGCGCAACGACGCCTACATCGACAAGAACTACGCGGGCTTCCTCATCATCTGGGACCGGATGTTCGGCACCTACGCCGAGGAGACCGAGCCGTGCTCCTACGGCCTCACCACCCCGGCGAACACCTGGGACCCGACGGCCATCAACTTCCAGGCGTGGGGCCGGCTCGTCGGTGACGCGGTGGCGACCCGGAGCTGGTGGGACCGCCTGCGCGTCTGGGTGATGCCCACGGGCTGGCGGCCCGCGGACCTTCCGCCGCGCTCGCTCGGGTACTGGAAGCAGGACGGCGTGGAGGTGAAGTTCAGCTCGGTGGAGCTGCCCGGCATCCGCGGCTACCTCGTCTTCCAACTGTTCGCGTCGATGCCGTTCATGCTCCTGGTGAGCCACCATGCCTCTCCGCTGTCGGGCTGGCAGCAGGTCTCCCTGAGCCTGTTGCTCTGGGCAATGGCCACCGCCTGGAGCGGGATGCTGGAGTCCAAGCGCTGGAGCCTGCCGCTGGAGCTCGCGCGGGTGCTCGCCATGGGCGTGGCGGTGACGCTGTGGCTGGCGCG contains these protein-coding regions:
- a CDS encoding Crp/Fnr family transcriptional regulator; its protein translation is MRFPKLFERLSTQAPLPPEEWEKAEAVAKEQALAKRELFLRPGDAADRFAVVLQGVFRAVRVSARGGESIKAFRAEGELIGAYAEMLQGLPSMTSIEALEPSRVLVFQTRDFQALEQGHVCWERLARRVAELHFILKERREQEFLDLSAEERLVKFWEEHPHLHGRVPQRDVAAYLGITEVALSRIMSRRRKRPD
- a CDS encoding sterol desaturase family protein; translated protein: MSINVYAVATPFVIALALAEFAYCGVRRNGYYSFQDSIASMGTAVMNQCVNVAVALLVLPLFAQLGQFAPWKLDVSSPLSVVALFLGVDFLFYWFHRFGHRTNIGWAAHSPHHSTEELNYAVALRASVTQRLFSFLFYWPLVLVGFPPEAVLAMVAFHLVLQFIPHTRVIPKLPRWVESWLNTPSHHRVHHARNDAYIDKNYAGFLIIWDRMFGTYAEETEPCSYGLTTPANTWDPTAINFQAWGRLVGDAVATRSWWDRLRVWVMPTGWRPADLPPRSLGYWKQDGVEVKFSSVELPGIRGYLVFQLFASMPFMLLVSHHASPLSGWQQVSLSLLLWAMATAWSGMLESKRWSLPLELARVLAMGVAVTLWLARAGAPQAWSALTAAWLLVSLSWLLVARGGATRRAPAKPFPG